A stretch of DNA from Vulpes lagopus strain Blue_001 chromosome 12, ASM1834538v1, whole genome shotgun sequence:
AATAGTCTAACCGTTTCATTCATTCCCTTTTTATGGGCTTTGAGTATGGACGTCATGACTTCACTATCTCAAAAACTGTCTGTGGACAGAAATCTATGAAGCCTGTAGACTGTGGTTTCTACACCTCAAAGAAGACACAGATCTCCCTCTAAGCAGTGAATCAGCGAATAAGAAACTgcagtgtcaaaaaaaaaaaaaaaaaaagaaactgcagtgTCCTCCGATTCCTGACCCTTCCACCTTTCATGGCCTTTTTTCTATTCGCATTCATTGAGTGGTCATGTGTTcttgtaaaacagaaaacaacttaCATGCAATCAGGTATGGACACAAGAAATGCGCGTGCACTCGATTTCAGGACTCACGGATACTCCCAGTCTCAGGACTGCGGTTCACTCGGCATTCTTGTTAATGGTGTGGCTTTGCTGCTAGAAAATAagttgctgtttcctttgctctagTACTTCaggattttaaatgtttcagcaaatgaaagaaagaaaacacatttgaagGCTGGTGTCAAAAACCATCAGCTATACTCGCAAAAAGCCGTGGTGCAGCTTCTGCCGTGTAGTTTATTGCtataaatatgtacagtttatgTTAGTTTTATTCCTAAAACACAGATAAAAGCTTAGTGTGTACTGTGCTCAAAGATATGCAAGATTTCAGGCCTATCTTTTTATAatccttaaaaatgtttagaattcTGAATCTATCATTTCGGAGTCTTATTGTAAGATTTAATACAAAGCAAAATCCctttatttggaagaaattctTTGCAGTGTTATCCAACAATCCAACAAGTACTGGGGGCAAAGTACCAGCACTTTTTCAGGAGCTTATTTCTGTACCACTTTGATTTTTAGGGGTAAGAAATTCTTTAAGATAACACGCCTTACGAACATTTGGACACGTGGAGTGTTCATGtactagaaaaaaagattaagtctctttgtattaaaaaatgaTGCCTAAAATGGACTTTAATAGCATCCATTTGTGAGGTGCATTAtgtcaaatttcttttaaaatctgcaCTGTAAATACAAGTATCAGGGTTGGGGTATTTGTCAGTCTTTCTTTCCTAACTGGAAGACCTCCAAACTCCAAATTCATTGTCTCCcctcagaaataatattttgacaataaaataagaaacagactAAAGGTGTGAAGTTCATATATCCATTAACTGATGGTTAGCTTTTCAATGAGAGTTTAAATTTCAGCCTAGAGACAACTTTAACAACCGTCCCCCAAAGTACCTAGGAGTCACCACTACATCAGCAGAGCCTTGGCCTGAAGCtaaattccaaggattttagaGCCATCCTACACTGGCTACTATTTCCGGAAGACTATGTTATGCAAAGGAAGAAAAGGCCTTccagtttttttaagaaaaatgccaTTATGTGTGTTGCATGTTAAGGATTTGCTATAAGAATTTCAGGTAATATGAAGCTAACACAAGATAGGTACTTGTGTATCTATGAAGTAAGTAGCATCAACCAAGGAAATGGAGAGGATGGAACCCCTGTGCACTCTCGGTGGGAACCTAAAAAGGTGTAGTCACTACAGAAaatacagaggttcctcaaaagattaaatctaccatatgatccagcgaTCCCACTTCcagtatttatccaagagaattgaaaagagGATCTTGAAGAGGTATTTGCGCTCCACGTCCACTGCAGCATTAGTCACAATGGCCAAGAGGTGGAAACCACCTGAATATCCGCTTGTGGAttaatggacaaagaaaatgtgggatATACAGTAAAGggcatattactcagccctcCAAAAAGGAAACTGTCATATGTTAAAACACAGAGGAATCTCAAGGACATTATGGTAAGTAAAATACACTAGTTCCTGAAGGACAAATACTTCATGACTCCGTTTACAtgaagtatctaaagtagtcaaattcttttttttttttttttttttaagtagtcaaaTTCTTGAAGAAAGCACAACGGTGATTGccgggggtggaggatggggaagTGGCGAGTTGCTGTTCAACGTGTAGAGTTTCAATGATAAAAGGTGAAAAAGTTCTAGATCTACTGTACAACAGCGTTCAGTGAGTTGCCACTCCTGTACTACACACTGAAAAATTTAAGAGGAGAGATCTCATGTTACGTGCTTTTTGCCACAattgaggggagggagggaaggcgggAGGGAGGACAAAGTGGTACAGCCATTTTGAAAAAGTTTGGAGATTTCTCACAAAGTTAGACGTGtcctaccatacaatccagcagtCACACTCCTGGGCAGTACCACTGACCTTCAGTAGGGGAATGGTACATCtctgcaatgaaatattattcgaggataaaaaaagaaatgtcatcaAGCCACAAGAAGCCATGGAAGGATCCGAAATGCAGATTGCCAAGGGAAAGAACCCAGTCTGAAAAGACTACGTACTGTATGATCCTAATTacaggacattctggaaaaggcaaaactataaagacattttaagaaaactcACTGACTGTGGGGTTcagaggaaggtgagggatgAATAAGTAAAGCGTGAGGGATTTTCAGGGTGCTGACCAACCAATTCTGTAAAGTGAATTCATGACATTAGGCATTTGCTAGGTCACAGAGAGCTATTCAACACAGAAAattacacaaatttaaaaatcatttaggaagCCAGGCAATCCCAGCAAAGAACACAGACTATGgcaaaaaaaatctaagtgtatTACAAATGTATAAAACCACCTCACTGTTGGAGGTAGGGGAGGGACTGGCCTAAGTAGCTCTGGAAAGGAGTGAAGTCTGTAAGACCAAAGGCAAAGGAACTGCACATAATTCCTTCCAAGATAAAATGTTTCCCATGGATAAACAATTCAGATACtgccaaatgtgtgtgtgtgtgtgtgtgtatacatacacatatacatatacatacacatactagAATTGAACAATTAAGcaaatggagggcagccctggtggcgcattggtttagcgccacctgcagccccgggtgtgatcctggaggcccagaattgagtccctatccggctccctgcatggagcctgcttctccctctgcctctctcccccgcctgaataaataaataaataaatcttaaaagaattatgCAAATGGATGGTGGCAGTCAGGTTTCTTACTGCTGGATTGTGAATTTACAGTTAAGGGTAGTAGGGGGGGAATGATCCACGTGGTAAAGAACAGAGTTGAAAACATCAAGATGAACCCACATGTAGCTTAATGCAGACACAGCTGATTACATAAATAATTACaggtatgtatacacacacagctTAGTTTACATTCACCAATTTCTTTGCTCTCTCAGCTGAGACGACTTAAGGTGAACAATAACCCAATAGAAATGAGCATACCTAGCTTGGTTTTGAATACcgttcttctataaaatgaaccAGGGCCtcctggagaaatggctgattctaggactgggTTGGAAACAGACAaaatgagcctggagcatcttgcTTTGCCAGAAAGTTAAGGAAAtagcataaaaacaaatagaacctGCCTTCAGTGATAAAGGTATGCCAATGGGACAATGGAGCTAACTCAAAATGCTCCTCATGGCCAAACCTGGAGCAATTTGAATAAGGAGTATGGGCTTATAAccaaaagtgtaaaataaatatccatgagtccatattatataaattattaaataaattaataaacagaaGAGGCAAATCTGTGCAAATTTCCAAAAGATTGCTGTAGATACTCTGACCTCAAGAAGGTGGAGCACAATTTCCCATTCCTTAAACATGGGCCAcgcatagtgacttccttccaaagagtacaatatggaaaaaggagaaataaagagtaactttacagtgaaAAACCAACCTACCTCATCCAGGTGAGCAAGGTCAATGTCAAATCATAAACCCTGCTAACAGCATGTACCCTCAATATGATGTGATGTAATGTAAATGGCACTTTACCCCTGTGATTTTCCTCCCCCAAGGCCATAATCCCAGTCTAAGCATGAGAAAAACATTGAATTCCAATAGAGGACCATCCTACAAAATACCTCATTCACATTCCTCAAAACTGTAAAagccatcaaaaacaaagaaagtataGGACATTATCACAGCAAGAGAAGCCCAAGGAGATATGACAACTAAATATGaaatcttagaagagaaaaagacattaggtaaaaacaGGAAATCTAAGTAAACTATGAAATTTAGTTGTTAAATAACAATGTATTGACATTCActcattataacaaatgtaccatccTAACACATTAATAATAGGGCAAACTGGATGTGGGGCATATGGGGTCTTTCTGTATCATCTGttcaatttttatgtaaatctaaagctattctttaaaaaaaacaaaaacaaaaaaaccgtccatttataaaagaaaaaagaaagccacagattgggagaaaatacttgcaaggCACGTATGTGAAAAAGACATACATTCAGGCCGTCAAGAACTcccaaaactcaacagtaagataGTAAGACCCAATTTAGAAATGGGCAACAGGTCTGAACAGGCACTTCCCCagagaagatatgcagatggcaaaGAGCACATGAGAAGACAATGAACAGCAtcagtcatcaggaaaatatgattaaaaccacaatgagatgccactataCATTTATCAACAGCTGAAATTAAGAAGATTGACCAAACCAGGTGTCAGGAAGCAGGTAGAGATAGAGCGGTAGAGAACTTTCACAAGCTGTGGTATGGAATGTAAACTGGTAACATCACTTTAGAAACATTTCATTCCTCAATGTGTTCACTCAAAAGGAAGCACACGTCCATACAAAGGTTTACACAATGTTCACAGGATTCTGTGTTATGTGACAGCCAGAAAAATTTTCAATGACCAAAATATTCTTTAACCGGTAGATAAATTATGGTAAAAATATACAACTGAATACTTGAGagaaaggaatgaactactgatgaacgcaacaacttggatgaatccaatattgaaagaagccagaccaaaagaaaagaaagggtacTTACTATAGGATTCCACTGGTTTTAAGCTCTTGAGAAGTGTGAACTACTCCGCAAGGGGCAGGAAACAGATCAGGGGTTGGTCAGGCAGGGAAAGTACAGGGGTAGGGATtacaaaggaagaggaggaaacttCCAGGAGTGACTGCTATGTTCACAATCCTGGGAGAGGTGATGCTTTCTTGGGTGTGTATGTGTCAAAACTTACCAGACTGTACATTCTAAATATGTGAGGTTTATAGTATATCAGTCAAACTTCATCAAGGTGGTTAAATATTCTAATGGGTGATAAATAAGGTGATGAGAGGAATAATTAAGTAGAGCAAAGGAAGCCAATAGAGGGTTCAAAGTCAGAAGGACCTTAGATCAGTACAGACCTTCCTTGACTTAATGGGGTTACATCTCAATAAACCCATCATAAACTGAATATATTGGAAATcaaaagtgcatttttttttttttttttttttttttttttttttttttttttttagggcagggATCTTGGCCCTTTCACTTCTGTATCTCTGGGGTCTCCCTAGTGTCTGACATATAGGTAACTAATcactgtttgttgaatgaataaatatccttGTTCATCACTCAAAATTGCAGATCCCTCTTGGGGTCTCTCagaaaaatatggaacgcttcacgaatttgcgtgtcatccttgcgcaggggccatgctaatcttctctgtatcgttccaattttagtatatgtgctgccgaagcgagcactcaAAAGTGCATTTAATACGCCTCACCTACCTTACATGTGCTCGGAACACTTATTCTAGCCTACAGTTCCacaaaagcctatttttttttttttttttgaataaagcGTTGAATACCTCAAGTAATTTCCTAAATAATGtacaaaaagtgaaaaacagaatggttgtgtGGGTAAAGGATGATTGTCAGGGTATCAGTCATTTACCCTCGTGACCGTGTGGCTGTCTGGTAGCTGCAACACTGCCCGCTGCCCAACACCAGAAAAGAATGTTGTACTGCATATggctagcccaggaaaagatcaaaattcaaaaagaaaaaaaaaatcaaaattcaaagtatgatCTCTACTAAATGCATGTTGCTTTAGCACAATAGTAAAGTCAAAAAGTCTTAAGTCAAACCATTGTACATCAGGGATCACGGATTATTTAAGCGCCAGCCTACAAACCGCTACTCGTCTGTGACACAGGGAACTTGCACAGGAAGTACGTCAACTACTTAAGCATGCTGTTTAGTTCCACTACTTTTTCCATAATCAACATCTCTCAATGAGAAAAGCATATTGCTTTTCAATAGCTTTTGATGAGCACTCTTGGCATAACTCTTCATCTAATCCCTGACCTGTAACGAACATTTCACAGACCTCAGAATGGCACTGGTCTACAGACGCCATTTTGAGTAGCACTGTCTAGAtcacacagacttttttttaagccCTCTAAGCCTATCTTCGTCTCTATGAGAATAGTAATAACTGCTCAGAAcacctcaaataaatagtctGATGCTCTAATAAGCAATTAAGCTTGCAAATAGCAGGTACCAACTAATTAGGGGTCACTGCATTAGGTAGAAAGTCTCTTGAAATAAAGcaataggtaaaaataaaatgacattttttatttgttcagaatgcttgtttttaaagttaactgaaattaaaaacggTCTGTTTTCCAGTGAAGTTAACACCCAAAACAATTTACTTCAATATTAAAATTCTGTTACAAAACTAGACCTATATTTAATCTCAGCTGATATCTGAAGagttatatatacacactatacaATGACATCTATTCTTTTTATCAAAGCACACCCTCCCAATCAGACACAGAAATGCAGACGTAGCAGcgttactttcatttttttctactcgAGTAAAAGATTTTAACCTCTAGAATTCATAAACTCAAAACTGTtgagacaaatttatttttttcttgttcatgtCTGAAGAGGAGCTTCTTTCTctaagaaattttacattttataatctttcctttgaaatagaagaaagatATGGAATCTCCTGAGTTATATATGCAGCTCATAcattctttaaaagttattttttaaaataatacaaattaatcaTATATATCCATAATACACATCCTTGCtattcatatatttctttaagcAACATTCAAGTATATTTGTGCTTTGTACGTTTACATTACTTTAGAGCCTATTTTTAGCTTTCAATAAAACTGTCTATAaagatttctcaaatatttaataaatgaggcGAAACAgacattaggaaaatataaactGCTATTATAGATTTTTCATCTATCATTTTTTATGCATTTCCTGTCAACCATGTCATTTCCTGTTCTTCTGGGAAGCGATACATTTTATCTCTGCAATCCCAACACTGTTGCTTCCTCAGCTCAGCAAAACAGTCAGTATAGCACAGGGGTTCTGGACACACAGTATTCACTCGGCTGCATCTGGGGTAGCAGTGGACTCGGACAGCGTTGGTATTTGCCATTTCCAGTTATTTCAACTGCAGGACCACCTTAAAACACAAAGTCGGGGGGAGAAGGAATTAGGTTATTCCAGAATGATGCCCTTATCTGCTTAACGAAATGCTCTGAGATCTCTGAAGACTGGACAACGGATAACAAGCAAGTAAAATGCACAGTAACTGATGGTGCGCGCCTGCCTAGATCCACGGCTGAGAACCAATTCCATTTGTATCTGCCTTTACCACACACCCCCGCAGACAGCCCCTTCAAAAGCAAGCCAGGCTACCAGGGTGGCTCCTAGGCACGTGGACCGTCATCATGGCACTAAAATGATTGAGTGACTTCAAAATAGAGGGAAGCTGAATATACCAGGGTTTCAAAAAGAGCcgggcacccaagtggctcaggtgggtaagcatcagactctatatcaggtcaggtcttgatctcagggccacgAGTTTAGGTTTCGCACTGGGTTCCACAGTGCGtggagcatactttaaaaaaaaaaaaaaagggtgggggggacccctgggtggcacaggagctgagcgtctgccttcagctcagggtgtgatcccagggccctgggatcaagtcccgcatcgggctccccacagggagcctgcttttccttctgcctgtgtccctccctctctctgtctcattaataaataaagtccttaaaacaaaacaaacaaaaacaggaccAAGAAGGTTAGTCAGGGGCAAGAGCAGTTGGTTAGAATATGTGATCCTGATCACTGAGACCAGCTCACTAGAGAAAATGCTGAGCAATCATGCAAGGAACACGTGTATATACagacagttatttttatttttttctgacggCAGCAATTTCTACtgtttaaatatgatttttctcattaaataaatactgaGAACGGTTGTTATTTAGGCAATCCTTTGTATGTGTAAAATTTTTAGTCATTCATTAGTTTTATCTCAACCTGACTTGTCATAATAACTGCAAGTCATATTTTGTCTCCCATACTTAGAGgattataaaagcaattttatttgtGTAGTTAAATAAGACACTCCTTTTGTTAAAATCATAACTACATATAATCATAAAAACTCTTCAGATTCAACTAATTTCATAGCAtcaaggtaaatatttttatcattgagCATTGGGATAAAAAAATCTAGCTCTTAGAAAAGCACTATTATTCTATCAAAAATTAGTACTTGATAAATTATGCTCAAAACTaagtaattaaaattacaaattataattaatttaatgtCTAAAACTAGAGATGCAGAACATAGCAACAACAATATCCTTGACATAAAATATCAGGAACAAAAGAAATAGGACAATTATGTCCTATTGACATAATTGTCAATTATTTTATTGACAATTATGTCAATTATGAGTTTTTCTTCTATTGTTCTAAGGATATCAGTCAAAACTTACGCATTTTAAATACACAATTAAAACAAATACCTTATTAGCTGCTTCCAAGGAACTTATTAGATTCTGCAGCTCTTCTTTACTCATTTCAACAGAATACGGTTTGACTTCaccattttcttttatgtctAGATGAAGGTTTAAGAGTGGCATTTGTAAAGTAGCGATCTTGTCACTAGACAGTGCAAGCtgtttaaaatgaggaaaatggtaATTAATAAGTAGCAAAAAAGATGACAATAAATATGCATCACAGCTTAttttcaatacatttaaaaaaaagaatactcctGCTTGCTGTCAGTACAGAACAAGacggaagaaatgaagaaatccaTGCTACACCAACACGTATATGAAGAATGGACAGAGAAAGGAGGATGAATAGAGAGGAAGGCGACTAAGGAAAAGAGGACAACCAGGCCAAAGTCTGTGGTATAAGCAGAAATGCAGAGCAGAGTGACAGCTGGGAAGGGAAATGCTGAATGGGTCCAAGGCATCACGACACTGAGAATTCTCAAAGAAGTGTAACACCAAGAGGATGAAAGTCCACGTAcaaagataaaactaaaaacacTGGTAAAGCCTGAGCAATGAAGATGCTTAATTCACAATGAGCTAATTCTCTAAGTTACTGATAAACACGTTATGTCAAGGGGAGCTTGcatggctctgtcagttaagcgtctgccttgagctcaggtcatgatctcaaggtctccagtcgagccccacatcagggttgAGCCCccacatgggggagggggggagtccctgctcagcagggagtctgcttctccctctccttctgacccttcctcctgcttatgctctcactggcactcgctctcgctctctttattaaatgaacaaattgttttagaaatcttaaaaacaaaataacatgttattttttttttttaaataacatgttattaAGATACCACCTTCAATTACAGCCAGAACTGTAATTCAGCAAGaacaatcgggatccctgggtggcgcagcggttcggcccgtgcctttggcccagggcgcgatcctggagacccggatcgaatcccacatcaggctcccagtgcatggagcctgcttctccctccgcctgtgtctctggctctctctctctctctctctctgtgactatcataaataaataaataaaaaatttaaaaattaaaaaaaaaaaaaaagaacaatcaacACATTTATCCCACTTCCTATTTTCTGTCTAAAGAGAATCCTAGAGGAAACAAAAGAACCAAATATTTACgatactaataatttttttttttatttttttttttatgatagtcacagagagagagagagagagaggcagagacacaggcagagggagaagcaggctccatgcaccgggagcccgacgtgggattcgatccagggtctcccggatcacgccctgggccaaaggcaggcgccaaaccgctgcaccacccaagggATCCCCAATACTAATAATTTTTGAAACAAGCACCATAGCTTCACTGGCAGATGGCTATGGGAAGATCAATTCTCCTGGAATCTGAGCTAGAAAACTCCACAATACCTGAATGTTCAAAGTGCTCCTACTGGCCAAAATTTACTTGTACCATTCGTTATTTGTACAATGACTGGAAAGGAACTACTTCCCTAACCAACGTCCTCGGAGTGCACACACCACAGAATCGAATCCTCACATATCTCCTCCATTCTGTCTTCAAAGACCAGGACTCATGAATATCTGACATTTGGAAGTATCGAAGATGGTCTACCCTACAGATCATTCTCCTCCTTAGTGTGTCCAGCAAGTGGTTTCTCAGTCTATGGTTGAGGACCACCAATGATGAACACGCTACTTCAAAAAGAGGTTAAATAATCTTCAGATACTgattgaggtaaaaaaaaaaaaaaagttctctttagGTTGAACTCATCTCACTACAAACACACCCGAGACCTTAGCCTTTGTCCTAGCCTCTGAAGCCACAGAGCATGTATCAATTCCCTCATCCACACAGATGATTTTTAgtcctttaaagatatttttctacttaagtttttcttttctggatacATGGTCTCAAGTGTTTCAAAAAAACTGCATGTACCatgattttaagtttctttcattcttttttggtcTGGCTCCAATTTGTTTAAGTATCTCTTACATCTGGCGGCCAGAACTAAAATTATTACTAAATTAACTAAAAAGATTTAATGAATGAAAACCGAATTAGAACTACCCATTGCTTGAAACACTGCATCTCTAACAACAAAACATAAGACTGAATCATCATACTGTTGACTCAGGCCACATGTAGCTAATCAAAGCTAAGTATTTCTCATATAAATTACTTTTGGCATATCTCTCATATCTTTTATATTAAGTtggttttatgtaaataaaaatcctCTACCTAGGTTATCTCTGCTCAGTTTATTCTGCTTCATTTGGTCCATCGCTGTAATTTGCTGTAAAATCATCTTAAACTTTGATTTATcgtattaataatatttaacagATCTCAGATTTGGTGAGCATAATGTTCCTAAAAATGTTGAAGTATGGGCCAAAACCAGAATCACAGAGACCTCCTTCCTGGCTAAAACAAATTCATCCGGTTTTGGTTATTTATCCAGCTATGACTCAAATAGCTACGTGATTTTTCCACAGTTTTCTCCACTTTATGCACAGACAATATGAGGCACTTTATCTAGTTATTATGCTGAAATGAAGGAACACAATGTGTTTCAATACAACCTCCCCATCTAGGTCTATGAACCCTATACAGCATGGAGAGTTGGTCTGAAATTGTTCTTTATGAACCCTACTAATCACGagtcttttttcaaaatattaattttaagtgCTCTTTTAATAGCACATTACAGATTTCTCCCCCTGGAGGCAGAACCACATTTACCAATCTCAGAAGAGTATGTAAAGTCTAAAAAGTTCTAGCCAAAAATACATGTTGAATACATTCTACTCTGctacttaaaatgtttaatgattTACAGCTCTAGTTAACGAAATTTATTATCAATGTAATGTCCTTACATATTATTTGGATGTTTGTACAGTactaaattaatgtaaaaatgcaattttttgaCAATGTATTCTTTAAATAACAGAAGTTTTAGAtgtatattatgaaaaatatacatttctttctaTTCAGAAAATGAGATACAAAACATACATGCCCATAGATTCTCACCTTTAACTGCCAATCAAAATCTTGTAGTTGTGCAGAAGAAATATCAACTATTTCTTTTAACAGAGCCTGCTTGATTTCATCTTTCCTACTTTTCAAGCATTTCATGATAGCTTGTTGATGAAATGAATTCAACTGATTCAACTGCTGAgatatctattaaaaataaaagtaaacagaaaataagtgaaagggTCTTTCTGTTTAAAATGTGAACACAGAGTTCCACTCCCCCTACACAAACtctttaaaatgacaataaaaggaaaaaaaatatttctgtatctatgaaAAGAATAAGATGAGAATGCATAACAAACAAGAGATTTCAACACATTtttgcaaaacaaatgaaaagagctGATGGATCAAGTAGCATGGAAGCAAAGACCACAAAAGCTGGTATAGTTATTCTAAAATCAGACAATGTAGTCTTCAGGGCAAGAAGtattatgagaaataaagaagGGCCCAAAGGCCATTCAACAGGAAGAACCACCATAAATTTGTGTGCACCTAATAGcatagtttcaaaatatataaagtagcaCAACTTGGcagaattaaaaggagaaatggataaatctaCCTTTATAATTAGAATGTTAACACATCTCCCAGTGactaacaaaaccaaaaaaaaaaaaaaaaatcagtaaaagttaaaaactgaaaacactaTCTTCCTTTAGCCTAGTTGACACAAACATTACACTCAACCAACTACatgaatacatattatttttaaaaatatatggttcACCAAAATGAACCATATGATGAGCCATGTGGCAAATTACAATAGATTTCAAAGGACTGCAATCAAACTATATTTTTTACCATGGTATAATTAAGTGAAAACTGATTTAAGAAGTtacaaatatctgaaaattatACAACATAATAACACAGTACTAAGAAAGGTATAAAATTAATCTTGTGTAAACTTTTccagagaataagagaaaaaatacttcctaattcattttattagaCCAGAATAAAATTTGACATCCTGAGAAGTacattacagaaaagaaaaactatgagCCAATACTACTCAAAAACAGATGCAAAACTCCTAAATAATATACTGGCAAACCAAATTAAGAGATATTATGACCAAGTGGCATTTATTTTGGTAATGCAAGTTTAGTTTACCATTTAAAAATCCaatgaaagggatccctgggtggcgcagcggtttggcgcctgcctttggcccagggcgcaatcctggagac
This window harbors:
- the COMMD8 gene encoding COMM domain-containing protein 8; this translates as MEPEEGTPLWRLQKLPGELGPQLLHKIIDGICGRAYPLHQDYHSVWDSTEWKNVLEDITKFFKAVVGKNLSDEEISQQLNQLNSFHQQAIMKCLKSRKDEIKQALLKEIVDISSAQLQDFDWQLKLALSSDKIATLQMPLLNLHLDIKENGEVKPYSVEMSKEELQNLISSLEAANKVVLQLK